One window of Paenibacillus sp. FSL K6-3182 genomic DNA carries:
- a CDS encoding ABC transporter substrate-binding protein encodes MNIKKWSAQWVSYTLIGLLVIALTSCASEQEADQKNEETKPEAIRLEYWTPFSGGDNQFMTEMVTRFNEENPTINVVQVNSRLDDYYTRLKTAIMSGNAPELAILHQTSLPQFVQNGYIENLTEPAKQIGLDWSGFNRNILDSTMYDGIPYAVPLDTHALVMFYNKTYLRKAGLIDEADKPLIGAGAAGFEAFLQKLKSSIPADIAPMAQPSTRIDSVWLWWSLYNQIDGGGSFYNEDASAAVFNNPQALQALSYLNDLYKKELIPPDINDAFKLFYDGKAAVLITGMWGTGAFEKAKNLDFGVIPMPALFDRAAVWGDSHTIAIPTKHGMTDEKKRAALTFVKWCVENGAMWAEAGHVPSMTKVVASEPFNSLNYRSSYAASANYVAYWPRHVRQWSIVEILIQEFEKMNYSEQTPEETLQAAVKRVNIELRK; translated from the coding sequence ATGAATATAAAAAAATGGAGCGCGCAGTGGGTCTCCTATACACTAATCGGTCTCCTGGTCATTGCCTTGACAAGCTGCGCCTCCGAGCAAGAAGCAGATCAGAAGAATGAAGAGACGAAGCCTGAGGCTATAAGGCTTGAGTACTGGACGCCGTTTAGCGGCGGCGACAATCAGTTTATGACGGAAATGGTCACACGATTTAATGAAGAGAATCCGACGATTAACGTTGTGCAAGTAAACTCTCGATTGGATGACTATTACACGAGGCTAAAAACGGCGATAATGTCTGGCAACGCGCCGGAGCTTGCGATTTTGCATCAGACAAGTTTGCCGCAGTTCGTTCAGAACGGCTATATTGAGAATCTGACAGAGCCTGCTAAGCAGATCGGACTTGACTGGTCGGGCTTTAATCGCAATATTCTCGATTCTACCATGTATGACGGAATCCCTTACGCCGTGCCGCTTGATACGCATGCGCTTGTTATGTTTTACAATAAAACCTATTTGCGTAAAGCGGGTCTAATTGATGAGGCGGATAAGCCATTGATCGGAGCAGGAGCTGCGGGATTTGAAGCCTTCCTGCAGAAGCTTAAGTCTTCGATACCAGCCGACATTGCGCCGATGGCTCAGCCGAGTACTCGGATTGATTCCGTTTGGCTTTGGTGGAGCCTTTATAACCAAATAGACGGCGGGGGCAGCTTCTATAATGAGGATGCAAGTGCTGCCGTATTCAACAATCCGCAAGCGCTGCAAGCACTAAGCTATTTGAATGATTTGTACAAGAAAGAGCTTATTCCGCCTGATATTAATGATGCATTCAAGCTTTTTTATGATGGAAAAGCTGCGGTGCTAATTACAGGGATGTGGGGAACGGGTGCATTTGAGAAAGCAAAAAATTTGGACTTTGGTGTAATTCCAATGCCTGCGCTGTTCGACCGCGCTGCGGTATGGGGGGATTCGCACACCATTGCCATACCGACCAAGCATGGGATGACGGATGAGAAGAAGCGAGCGGCGCTTACTTTTGTTAAATGGTGTGTAGAAAATGGTGCGATGTGGGCGGAAGCGGGCCATGTGCCAAGCATGACAAAGGTCGTTGCCAGCGAACCGTTTAACAGCTTGAATTACAGAAGCTCCTATGCAGCTTCCGCAAACTATGTAGCTTATTGGCCGCGCCATGTCCGGCAATGGTCGATCGTTGAAATTTTAATTCAAGAATTTGAAAAAATGAATTATTCGGAGCAAACGCCTGAGGAAACGCTGCAAGCAGCCGTGAAAAGGGTGAACATCGAGCTGAGGAAGTAA
- a CDS encoding family 43 glycosylhydrolase, translating to MKLNRKRITLITSMIAVIIIILGAWILNKTNHDTTAAGAYNGHGGTFKNTLASMDTPDPSIIYVNGFYYMTFTHNGTDIMIMKSRSLDFNQAGRKVVWYPPVDTMYSANLWAPEIQYIQGKFYIYFAADNGENENHRMYALEAEASDPMGSYAFKGQVTDSTNKWAIDGLALEHEGQLYFVWSGWEGDLNVQQNTYIAPMSNPYTISGPRVLLSEPDLEWERAGGPPFINEGQAILKKDGRVWIAYSGAGSWTPFYSIGLLSLELGADPLDPAKWTKAEQPLMQMDGDAEVYGPGHNTFVSSPDGTEDWIVYHATSGQGDGWNNRKARAQRIEWQKDGLPVFGSPLSLATPIEVPAGTGLIRAEHAAADKDSLAFSGISSSLDTDAPLLVHYTNDAETEQRIQVNVNDAAGAEILLPPTKPNEVGYVYASIALNEGQNNLSFIGNQAANLISAIEIPRFEAEYAQFSSDSELIESSTKSNGRSVQLAASDKDAIRFDHVRVPMDGKYALHLSVANGTGSKQMLELKVNGGRVQKISIPASEADAVQQITVSVKLKMDDNALQFGNATGQLEIDYIDIVSDRN from the coding sequence ATGAAACTTAATCGTAAGCGTATAACTCTGATCACTTCTATGATTGCGGTAATTATTATTATTTTGGGGGCTTGGATCTTGAATAAAACGAATCATGACACTACGGCTGCGGGAGCTTATAATGGGCATGGTGGAACGTTCAAAAATACGTTAGCATCTATGGACACACCAGATCCGAGCATCATTTATGTCAATGGATTTTATTATATGACGTTTACGCATAACGGAACGGATATTATGATTATGAAATCGCGATCGCTCGACTTCAATCAGGCAGGGCGGAAGGTGGTATGGTACCCGCCTGTAGATACGATGTATTCGGCAAATTTGTGGGCACCGGAAATTCAATATATTCAAGGAAAGTTTTATATCTATTTTGCAGCAGATAACGGTGAAAATGAAAACCATCGCATGTATGCTCTCGAAGCGGAGGCCAGCGATCCGATGGGCAGCTATGCGTTTAAAGGTCAAGTGACGGATTCGACAAACAAATGGGCTATTGACGGCCTCGCGCTTGAGCATGAGGGCCAGCTGTATTTTGTATGGTCGGGCTGGGAAGGCGATTTAAATGTACAACAAAATACGTACATTGCACCGATGAGCAATCCTTACACGATAAGTGGACCGCGAGTATTGCTTAGCGAGCCGGATTTGGAATGGGAGAGAGCAGGCGGACCTCCGTTCATTAATGAGGGCCAAGCGATTTTGAAAAAAGACGGCCGTGTATGGATTGCTTATTCTGGTGCGGGCAGCTGGACACCGTTCTATAGCATCGGTTTATTGTCACTAGAGCTGGGAGCAGATCCACTTGATCCGGCGAAATGGACAAAAGCTGAGCAGCCGCTTATGCAAATGGATGGAGACGCTGAGGTTTACGGTCCTGGACACAATACGTTTGTTTCCTCGCCAGACGGAACTGAGGATTGGATCGTCTATCATGCGACAAGCGGTCAAGGGGACGGCTGGAATAATCGGAAGGCGCGTGCCCAGCGGATTGAATGGCAGAAGGATGGTTTGCCAGTCTTTGGTTCTCCATTATCGCTTGCTACACCAATTGAAGTACCAGCGGGCACAGGATTAATCCGCGCAGAGCATGCAGCAGCTGATAAAGATAGCTTAGCTTTCAGCGGGATATCCTCGTCACTTGATACGGATGCCCCATTATTAGTCCATTACACAAACGATGCGGAAACAGAGCAGCGTATTCAGGTTAATGTGAATGATGCGGCTGGTGCAGAAATTTTACTTCCACCTACTAAGCCAAATGAAGTGGGATATGTATATGCTTCAATTGCGCTGAACGAAGGGCAAAACAACCTTTCTTTTATAGGAAACCAGGCAGCTAATCTGATCTCGGCGATTGAAATTCCACGTTTTGAAGCGGAGTACGCGCAGTTTTCATCAGACAGTGAGCTTATTGAAAGCTCGACAAAATCGAATGGCCGTTCTGTTCAATTGGCAGCGAGTGATAAGGACGCGATTCGATTTGATCATGTTAGAGTTCCGATGGATGGGAAATATGCTTTACATTTAAGTGTGGCTAATGGGACTGGAAGCAAGCAGATGCTGGAGCTGAAGGTAAATGGCGGACGTGTCCAAAAGATAAGCATTCCCGCAAGCGAGGCAGATGCAGTGCAGCAGATAACCGTAAGCGTAAAGCTGAAGATGGATGACAATGCTTTGCAATTTGGAAATGCGACTGGGCAGCTTGAAATCGATTATATCGATATTGTATCCGATAGAAACTAA
- a CDS encoding carbohydrate ABC transporter permease, whose translation MVKTRKLWLIVLAIIIAVFFLLPLVWMISTSFKNDFEALSGKMNFFPIKPTIDNFVLGLTGELMNVPITRWIVNSLSVGLIGTILVLIIDSMAAYALARLNDLPLRRIMLSLFIASLMIPGVLTFLPMYLEFNALNLINTYPALILPATAGAFGVFLLYQFFASFPKEIEEAARIDGANKWQIYARILLPSAVSIMVTLAIFTFMGIYNDFVWPLYATTSPEMRTITAGIAMMATGSYTQSYGKLMAMTTVATLPVVIVFILGQRSFVRAITQSAVK comes from the coding sequence ATGGTAAAGACTAGAAAGTTATGGCTTATCGTGCTTGCCATAATCATTGCGGTATTTTTCCTCCTCCCGCTCGTTTGGATGATTTCAACATCGTTTAAAAATGATTTCGAAGCATTGTCTGGGAAAATGAACTTTTTTCCGATAAAACCAACGATCGATAACTTCGTACTAGGCTTGACCGGTGAATTAATGAACGTACCCATTACGCGCTGGATTGTTAACTCCTTGTCGGTTGGGCTCATTGGCACCATTCTCGTACTCATTATCGATTCTATGGCGGCTTACGCATTGGCGAGATTAAACGATTTGCCGCTTCGCAGAATTATGCTTTCCTTATTTATCGCTTCACTTATGATTCCTGGCGTGCTCACGTTTCTGCCCATGTATTTGGAATTTAATGCCCTCAATTTAATCAATACGTATCCCGCACTGATTTTGCCGGCAACAGCGGGAGCGTTTGGCGTCTTTTTGCTCTATCAGTTTTTCGCTTCCTTTCCAAAGGAAATCGAAGAAGCGGCGCGAATTGACGGAGCGAACAAGTGGCAAATTTATGCTCGTATTTTATTGCCATCCGCCGTTTCTATTATGGTGACATTAGCCATCTTCACTTTTATGGGGATCTATAACGATTTTGTATGGCCGCTTTATGCGACAACATCACCAGAGATGCGCACGATCACAGCGGGCATAGCGATGATGGCAACAGGAAGCTATACCCAAAGCTACGGCAAGCTTATGGCGATGACGACAGTCGCAACGCTGCCAGTCGTTATTGTGTTCATTCTTGGACAGCGTTCCTTTGTGAGAGCTATCACACAATCGGCAGTGAAATAA
- a CDS encoding sugar ABC transporter permease, which translates to MKTTFASRFTSFLFVLPYLAAFSIFLLFPILYGVYISLQNFELLSKEHEFVGLANYIKIFTPGTYLNDIFFRGLWVTAQFVLFSVPLLIIVGLSLAMLVNALPAKIRGLFRTFYFLPYALSASVMAVIWLMMFDTNAGFLNSMLAKLGINSIPWLTDTPWAWISLIVTTLWWTIGFNMIIFINALNEVPEDFYEAASIDGANAWNKFTKITLPSIRPVMLFIMITSTIASFNIYAQPYLLTRGGPGDTTKVLLINVLDQAFLRKEVGSASAMAIVMALLIIFISIVQFKLTSGRKGEV; encoded by the coding sequence TTGAAAACGACATTTGCATCACGATTCACTTCTTTTTTATTCGTACTGCCATACTTAGCAGCGTTCAGTATTTTTTTGCTGTTCCCGATTCTGTACGGCGTATATATAAGCCTTCAAAATTTCGAGCTGCTATCGAAGGAACATGAATTTGTTGGACTTGCCAACTACATCAAAATTTTCACGCCAGGCACGTATCTCAACGATATTTTTTTTAGAGGGTTGTGGGTAACCGCTCAGTTTGTCTTATTTTCCGTTCCACTCTTAATTATTGTTGGCTTGTCATTAGCGATGCTGGTTAATGCGCTGCCTGCCAAAATACGCGGTTTGTTTCGTACCTTTTATTTTCTTCCGTACGCGTTGTCAGCTTCCGTTATGGCGGTCATTTGGCTGATGATGTTCGATACGAATGCCGGTTTTCTCAATAGTATGCTTGCGAAGCTTGGCATCAACAGCATTCCTTGGCTAACGGATACGCCATGGGCGTGGATTTCACTTATTGTGACGACGCTTTGGTGGACAATTGGCTTCAATATGATTATTTTTATTAATGCACTGAATGAAGTGCCAGAGGATTTCTATGAAGCTGCTTCGATAGATGGGGCAAATGCATGGAATAAATTTACGAAAATAACGCTACCGTCGATTCGTCCGGTTATGCTGTTCATTATGATTACATCGACGATTGCTTCCTTTAATATTTATGCGCAGCCTTATTTATTAACACGGGGCGGACCCGGCGATACGACGAAGGTGCTGCTCATCAATGTGCTGGATCAAGCCTTTTTACGCAAAGAAGTAGGTTCAGCTTCAGCGATGGCGATCGTTATGGCACTGCTCATTATTTTTATATCCATCGTACAGTTCAAGCTGACGAGCGGCAGAAAGGGAGAGGTTTAA
- a CDS encoding ABC transporter substrate-binding protein, with amino-acid sequence MSKARNKFSMLLLMVTIIALVAAGCSGNKDGGEKPADGGKSAGSGKKTEILFWSPFSGSDGPFMKKIVDKYNGSQDQYKVNFVIQPNGEYYKQLDVALSTGKESPDMMIMHVDQVPTYASKDQLQPIDEIASGAGINKADFADAATTYSTLDGKWFSIPLDIHPLVMYYNKDLFDKAGISAAPTNRTEFDDAVQKLTDKEKGVYGYVVPTLWPQQFIFPTLVWQNGGELWNGTDVAYNSPEAVEMVQWLRGMVDNGVSPGNVQQDGENTLFLQGKNAIQFNGPWMKSQFDEAGLNYGVAPVPQIGKAKQAVFAGSHGFVIPKSVTDAAKTAGIGDFLKYVSTNSMDWAESGQALASKPMLESDAFKALTFQNNVASAFSYVQFAPNVLNWGTISEPIWGELNNALLGKKDAQKALDDAAAKSKQAMKK; translated from the coding sequence ATGAGTAAAGCACGCAATAAGTTTTCAATGCTGCTTCTGATGGTCACAATCATTGCGCTGGTTGCAGCTGGCTGCAGCGGCAATAAGGATGGCGGAGAGAAGCCAGCAGACGGCGGTAAAAGCGCCGGCAGCGGCAAAAAGACAGAAATTTTGTTCTGGTCACCATTCTCTGGTTCGGATGGCCCGTTCATGAAAAAAATCGTAGACAAATATAACGGCTCGCAAGATCAATATAAAGTGAATTTCGTTATTCAGCCAAACGGCGAATATTACAAGCAATTGGACGTAGCGCTAAGCACAGGCAAAGAAAGCCCGGACATGATGATTATGCACGTTGACCAAGTACCAACTTACGCCAGCAAAGATCAATTGCAGCCGATCGATGAGATTGCATCGGGTGCAGGCATCAATAAAGCGGACTTTGCAGATGCAGCAACGACGTATTCGACGCTCGATGGCAAGTGGTTTTCCATTCCGCTTGATATCCATCCGCTTGTGATGTATTACAACAAGGATTTGTTCGATAAAGCGGGCATTTCTGCGGCTCCAACGAACCGTACAGAGTTTGATGATGCCGTTCAGAAGCTGACGGACAAAGAAAAAGGCGTTTACGGTTATGTTGTTCCAACCTTGTGGCCGCAGCAGTTCATTTTCCCAACACTAGTATGGCAAAATGGCGGCGAGCTTTGGAACGGAACAGACGTAGCCTACAACTCTCCGGAAGCGGTTGAAATGGTTCAATGGCTGCGCGGCATGGTGGATAACGGCGTTTCGCCTGGGAATGTTCAACAAGACGGCGAAAATACATTGTTCCTGCAAGGAAAAAATGCGATCCAATTCAACGGCCCGTGGATGAAATCACAATTTGATGAAGCAGGATTAAATTATGGCGTTGCGCCTGTTCCACAAATCGGTAAAGCGAAGCAAGCGGTATTCGCAGGCTCCCATGGCTTCGTTATTCCAAAAAGCGTAACGGATGCAGCCAAAACAGCAGGTATCGGCGATTTCTTGAAATACGTATCCACAAATTCCATGGACTGGGCGGAATCCGGTCAAGCGCTGGCATCGAAACCAATGCTTGAGAGTGACGCGTTTAAAGCGCTAACGTTCCAAAACAATGTAGCATCGGCATTTTCTTATGTGCAATTTGCGCCAAATGTATTGAACTGGGGCACGATCTCTGAGCCAATCTGGGGCGAGCTGAACAATGCATTGCTTGGCAAAAAAGATGCACAAAAGGCTCTTGATGATGCGGCAGCCAAATCGAAGCAAGCAATGAAAAAATAA
- a CDS encoding MFS transporter produces the protein MLERGSFAAQGVLRAYIINLEKKVAAQMESEAKESSRIMKFGMPMTANVWRNARIDLGASCLFSLFNVVMNQFYVAFAIQQGASNFQVGLLSAAPAVGLLFSPFWASWIEKANNPKPFVVIPNAIGRLLLLLPAFFAYPSLYVVAALVFQLLMGVQAPAYAALVSRMYPSDLRGRLMGYVRVAMGIIMIPLAYFVGSWSDAFGPSGPLIAASIAGFLSISLFNTLKLPVQKAPDKPASLKKTSRFPLQEQWKLIKENRTLAVFLAATTLTGFGNMFANPLYQIIQVDVLQLSNLQIGYARVAYFTALLLTFWIAGWMIDRIDIKYTLLCGIAAYAIVPMLYGLWGSYAAVITGNAIQGIGEAIWDIGILAFVFRLAPGREAMVFGLHLMLFGIRGTIGPTLSTSLSHSVSLSLLLVIASICGWIGTFLFISGNWKRNPLTQKG, from the coding sequence GTGCTTGAGAGAGGATCCTTTGCAGCGCAAGGGGTCCTCCGTGCGTATATCATCAACCTAGAGAAGAAGGTAGCTGCCCAAATGGAATCCGAGGCCAAGGAAAGTTCGCGAATCATGAAGTTCGGTATGCCAATGACTGCAAATGTATGGAGAAATGCCCGCATCGATTTAGGTGCGTCCTGTCTTTTTAGCTTATTTAATGTCGTAATGAACCAGTTCTATGTAGCATTCGCGATTCAACAAGGAGCAAGCAATTTTCAAGTTGGATTATTGTCAGCAGCACCTGCCGTTGGTTTATTGTTTTCACCATTTTGGGCGTCTTGGATTGAGAAAGCGAATAACCCAAAACCGTTCGTCGTCATTCCTAATGCCATCGGCAGATTACTGCTGCTGTTGCCGGCTTTTTTCGCTTATCCATCCTTGTATGTAGTGGCTGCGCTTGTATTTCAGCTGTTAATGGGCGTTCAGGCTCCTGCGTATGCGGCATTAGTATCGCGTATGTATCCTTCTGATTTGCGCGGAAGACTAATGGGGTATGTGCGGGTGGCAATGGGGATTATTATGATCCCGCTTGCTTACTTTGTTGGCAGCTGGTCGGATGCCTTTGGGCCGTCAGGTCCACTCATTGCAGCTTCCATTGCGGGTTTTCTCTCTATAAGTCTATTTAATACACTGAAGCTGCCTGTACAGAAAGCTCCTGATAAACCTGCTTCTCTGAAAAAAACGAGCCGGTTCCCGCTTCAGGAGCAGTGGAAGCTTATTAAAGAAAATCGAACGTTAGCTGTTTTTTTAGCTGCGACTACACTTACCGGGTTTGGCAATATGTTTGCAAATCCGTTGTATCAAATTATACAGGTAGATGTGCTTCAGCTTTCCAATTTGCAAATTGGTTATGCTCGTGTCGCTTATTTTACAGCGCTGCTGCTTACGTTCTGGATAGCGGGCTGGATGATCGATCGCATCGATATTAAATATACGCTGTTATGCGGCATTGCAGCTTACGCTATAGTGCCGATGTTATATGGACTTTGGGGCAGCTATGCTGCGGTCATAACCGGCAATGCGATACAAGGAATCGGGGAAGCGATTTGGGATATCGGCATATTAGCATTTGTCTTCCGACTGGCGCCTGGCCGGGAAGCAATGGTTTTCGGACTGCATTTGATGCTTTTTGGCATTCGAGGAACGATTGGGCCGACTTTAAGCACATCGCTTTCGCATAGTGTATCTCTGTCGCTGCTGCTGGTTATTGCTTCTATATGTGGATGGATTGGTACGTTTCTATTTATATCAGGCAATTGGAAGCGGAATCCGCTTACTCAAAAAGGTTAA
- a CDS encoding ROK family protein: protein MSIAVGIDIGGTKIAFGFVDEQGNVIAKGSLKTNLQITPADMLAQVADAVKQLAEQNGLSLETLKGVGVGAPGPLNTIKGELTCPPNLKSWWGFPVVEALQAHLPLPIKMENDATAAALAEKWVGAAQDSEHFIFITISTGIGAGIFMHGKLLTGSTGNAGDAGFMIMDQAGTPWEVVASGTAVARQATELLGRDVSSKEAFELAAQGDPQMSELVNRVFKTIGMGCVSLINILDPNKIVIGGGVSQVGEPLFAAVRDYVSKNALNPSGRETAIVPAKLQQDAGLIGAAALIQQAY, encoded by the coding sequence GTGAGTATTGCAGTAGGAATTGATATTGGTGGAACAAAAATAGCATTTGGCTTCGTAGACGAGCAAGGAAACGTTATAGCGAAAGGTTCATTAAAAACTAATCTGCAGATCACGCCCGCAGACATGCTTGCGCAGGTTGCAGACGCGGTAAAGCAGCTGGCCGAGCAAAATGGGCTATCACTAGAGACGCTTAAAGGAGTCGGCGTAGGCGCGCCCGGCCCGCTTAATACGATCAAGGGTGAGCTGACTTGTCCTCCAAACTTAAAAAGCTGGTGGGGTTTCCCCGTTGTAGAGGCATTGCAAGCCCATCTGCCGCTTCCGATTAAGATGGAGAATGATGCAACCGCTGCTGCCCTTGCTGAGAAATGGGTCGGCGCTGCACAGGATTCCGAGCATTTCATCTTTATTACGATAAGCACAGGCATTGGCGCCGGCATCTTTATGCATGGCAAGCTGCTTACTGGATCAACAGGAAATGCCGGCGATGCTGGCTTTATGATTATGGATCAAGCCGGTACGCCATGGGAAGTCGTTGCTTCCGGTACAGCCGTTGCCCGTCAAGCGACGGAGCTGCTCGGCCGAGACGTTTCTTCCAAAGAAGCATTTGAGCTGGCGGCGCAAGGCGACCCCCAAATGTCCGAGCTGGTTAACCGTGTATTCAAAACAATCGGTATGGGCTGTGTATCGCTAATCAATATTCTTGATCCGAACAAAATCGTTATCGGCGGCGGCGTATCACAAGTAGGCGAACCACTTTTTGCAGCCGTTAGAGACTATGTTTCCAAAAACGCGCTTAACCCATCAGGCAGGGAAACGGCTATCGTACCCGCGAAGCTTCAGCAGGACGCTGGACTAATCGGCGCTGCCGCATTAATTCAACAAGCTTACTAA
- a CDS encoding DUF4183 domain-containing protein → MSLGNPLATKKKTIRICPIKRKKKHKKIINFKKKPHAAYQHDSQEFRGSQGSQGPSGPQGRQGLQGLQGAQGPQGPQGPQGLQGAQGPQGPQGESGSIIVPSILILPAAQRFFYKMTSDAESPFTIPADDFTNDEGVFITAFVGNGPNSYSNLYINGILQASGLYIINDNNLNISLDNQTIYSGTPIILETVTFSAIVVP, encoded by the coding sequence ATGAGCTTGGGAAATCCACTCGCAACAAAGAAGAAAACAATTCGTATATGCCCAATAAAAAGAAAGAAAAAGCACAAAAAGATCATTAATTTCAAGAAGAAACCTCATGCTGCTTATCAACATGACTCACAAGAATTTCGAGGGTCACAAGGTTCGCAAGGGCCTTCTGGACCTCAAGGCAGACAAGGTCTTCAAGGTCTTCAAGGTGCTCAAGGACCTCAGGGACCTCAGGGACCTCAAGGTCTTCAAGGTGCCCAAGGACCTCAAGGGCCTCAAGGAGAATCGGGATCTATTATCGTCCCTTCTATTCTCATTTTACCAGCTGCCCAAAGATTTTTTTATAAGATGACCTCAGATGCCGAATCCCCATTCACTATTCCAGCTGATGATTTTACAAACGATGAGGGAGTTTTCATAACTGCTTTTGTAGGCAATGGTCCAAATAGCTATAGCAACCTCTATATTAATGGGATACTGCAAGCAAGCGGTTTGTATATCATTAATGATAATAATTTGAACATTAGTCTCGATAATCAAACTATTTATTCGGGTACACCAATCATTCTCGAAACCGTTACATTCTCGGCTATAGTTGTTCCTTAG
- a CDS encoding DUF4183 domain-containing protein, whose translation MPITKPFMAARRFSATAGDGTGVGAAYNILATATTNDTGTAATAFPTAPAYYNLYINAQIQTADTSTVTTTAITIPDGDTLDPLTPIVIEFVVN comes from the coding sequence GTGCCAATCACAAAACCATTCATGGCTGCCAGAAGATTTAGTGCCACAGCAGGGGACGGAACTGGAGTCGGTGCTGCGTATAATATTCTTGCAACAGCAACAACGAATGACACCGGTACAGCTGCAACAGCATTTCCAACTGCTCCCGCCTACTACAATCTTTATATTAATGCACAGATTCAAACTGCAGACACATCAACAGTTACGACTACTGCTATTACCATACCAGACGGTGATACACTCGATCCTTTGACTCCAATTGTAATCGAATTTGTTGTAAACTAA
- a CDS encoding collagen-like protein, with translation MPIIYPISPPIGSGYIYNISAQTVPVEADIIFDTSVIFTPVITHSPGTSQITVSTPGNYEVTFSVPGVEPNQFALFSNGTLVTGSIYGSGAGTQQNNGQSIMALAAGSILTLRNHSSTAAVTLQTLTGGTQTNVNASVIIKKLS, from the coding sequence ATGCCGATCATTTACCCTATTTCTCCCCCAATAGGTTCCGGATATATTTATAATATCAGCGCTCAAACTGTTCCTGTGGAGGCAGATATTATTTTTGATACAAGTGTTATTTTCACACCCGTTATTACGCATTCCCCTGGAACCAGTCAGATTACCGTTTCCACCCCTGGAAATTATGAAGTTACTTTTTCAGTGCCGGGAGTAGAACCGAATCAATTCGCCTTATTCTCAAATGGTACGCTAGTTACAGGATCCATATATGGTTCAGGAGCTGGTACTCAGCAAAATAATGGGCAGTCTATTATGGCTCTAGCGGCTGGAAGTATTCTCACACTGCGAAATCATAGTTCAACTGCTGCCGTTACGCTGCAAACTCTGACCGGTGGCACTCAAACAAATGTAAATGCTTCTGTTATAATCAAAAAATTAAGTTGA
- a CDS encoding glutathione peroxidase translates to MSIYNFQAISIFGETVKLSSYRGKVILIVNTASKCSYSRQFNDLQVLYEKYQEQGFEILAFPSNQFNEKEPGSNSEVKQFCEVNYKVTFPLFEKTNVRGASALPLFQYLTQQAPFQGFDTETASGQWMQQFLQEKYPEIYAGDGIKWNFSKFLINRDGFVQERFESTIEPIAIEPAIISLLCT, encoded by the coding sequence ATGTCGATTTATAATTTTCAAGCGATCTCCATTTTCGGAGAAACAGTAAAGCTGTCATCCTACCGTGGAAAAGTTATCTTGATCGTCAACACGGCAAGCAAATGCAGTTATTCACGTCAATTCAATGATCTGCAGGTGTTATACGAAAAATATCAGGAACAAGGATTCGAAATTCTCGCTTTTCCTAGCAACCAATTCAACGAGAAAGAGCCAGGCAGCAATTCGGAAGTGAAGCAATTTTGCGAGGTCAACTACAAAGTTACGTTCCCGCTGTTTGAGAAAACGAATGTGAGAGGAGCATCAGCTCTTCCATTATTTCAATATCTGACGCAGCAAGCTCCGTTCCAAGGCTTCGACACAGAGACTGCGAGCGGACAATGGATGCAGCAGTTCCTGCAGGAGAAATACCCAGAAATATATGCTGGGGACGGGATCAAGTGGAATTTTTCCAAGTTTTTAATTAATCGCGACGGATTTGTTCAAGAAAGATTCGAATCCACGATAGAGCCCATCGCTATTGAGCCTGCCATCATATCGCTTCTATGTACCTAA